From the Lepus europaeus isolate LE1 chromosome 12, mLepTim1.pri, whole genome shotgun sequence genome, one window contains:
- the LOC133771246 gene encoding olfactory receptor 1B1, with the protein MSCVPNASHSPVFLLRGFSRASIPHNLLFVLFLAIYLITILGNVTLVLLISRDSKLQSPMYYLLRGLLVIDLGLSTVTLPQLLAHLVSDYPAIPAPRCLTQLFFFYVFGVTDTLVIAVMALDRYVAICDPLHYAVVMNRQLCAHLLALSWVVSVVHTMLHVGLLLPLCWAVDAGGNVSLPHFFCDHRPLLRASCSDTHSNELAIFLEGGFLMLVPCTLIVLSYVRIGATIIRLPSAAGRRRAISTCGSHLTMVGFLYGTIIWVYFQPPSQNSRDQDMVAAVMYTAITPVANPFVYSLRNKDVKGALHRLLGQGRRDA; encoded by the coding sequence ATGAGCTGTGTTCCTAATGCTTCACACTCTCCTGTCTTCTTGCTCCGTGGCTTCTCAAGGGCTAGCATTCCCCATAACCTCCTCTTCGTCCTGTTCCTGGCTATTTACCTGATCACCATACTGGGGAATGTGACGCTCGTGCTGCTCATCTCCCGAGACTCCAAGCTTCAGTCGCCCATGTATTATCTTCTCCGTGGGCTCTTGGTGATCGACTTGGGGCTATCTACCGTCACCCTGCCCCAGTTGCTGGCCCATCTGGTCTCTGATTACCCAGCCATTCCTGCTCCCCGTTGCTTGACTCAGTTATTCTTCTTCTATGTATTTGGAGTTACAGATACACTCGTCATCGCCGTCATGGCCCTGGATCGCTACGTGGCCATCTGTGACCCTCTGCACTATGCTGTGGTGATGAATCGCCAGCTCTGTGCCCATTTACTGGCCTTGAGCTGGGTGGTGTCCGTAGTGCACACCATGCTACACGTGGGACTCCTCCTGCCCCTTTGTTGGGCTGTGGACGCTGGGGGCAATGTTAGCCTTCCCCACTTCTTTTGTGACCACAGGCCACTTCTGCGAGCCTCTTGCTCTGACACTCACTCCAACGAGCTGGCCATATTCTTGGAGGGTGGCTTTCTTATGCtggttccctgcaccctcatTGTACTCTCCTATGTCCGAATTGGGGCTACCATCATACGTTTGCCTTCAGCCGCTGGTCGCCGCCGAGCCATCTCCACCTGTGGGTCCCACCTCACCATGGTTGGCTTCCTCTATGGCACCATCATTTGGGTCTacttccagcctccctcccagaACTCTCGGGATCAGGACATGGTGGCTGCCGTCATGTACACGGCCATCACCCCTGTGGCCAATCCCTTTGTGTATAGCCTCCGCAATAAGGATGTCAAGGGTGCACTCCACAGGCTGCTCGGACAAGGGAGGAGGGACGCCTGA